One part of the Vicia villosa cultivar HV-30 ecotype Madison, WI linkage group LG6, Vvil1.0, whole genome shotgun sequence genome encodes these proteins:
- the LOC131608958 gene encoding uncharacterized protein LOC131608958 isoform X2, protein MSTAFSFSSSTQALILNSTSTSPSTSVSLRRIITIYAPNSVNKVVGIGTRTGRRKWNMAVSKSVTTTTRFDDSVVDSASTVEIIEFFKKFTDSTSLDLQFVIDDLSMEDSSSVGVTWHLEWKGKTFPFSKGCSFYRLEVINGKRQITYGRDSVEPAIKPGEATLTVIKSVTWLLQRFPQLADRF, encoded by the exons ATGTCTACTGCGTTTAGTTTCAGTAGCAGCACTCAAGCGCTAATTCTGAATTCAACTTCAACTTCACCTTCAACTTCTGTGTCACTAAGAAGAATCATCACAATCTATGCTCCAAATTCAGTTAACAAGGTTGTTGGAATTGGAACAAGAACAGGAAGAAGAAAATGGAATATGGCAGTTAGTAAATCAGTTACAACTACCACACGTTTCGATGATAGTGTCGTTGATTCAGCTTCAACAGTG GAAATTATAGAGTTTTTCAAGAAGTTTACTGATTCTACCAGCTTAGATCTGCAGTTTGTTATTGATGATTTGTCTATGGAGGATTCTTCATCAGTTGGAGTGACTTGGCATTTAG AATGGAAAGGAAAGACTTTTCCGTTTAGCAAAGGATGCAGTTTTTATCGTTTGGAGGTGATTAATGGCAAGAGACAAATAAC ATATGGGCGAGACAGTGTCGAGCCAGCAATCAAGCCGGGAGAAGCAACTTTG ACGGTGATAAAGAGTGTGACATGGCTTCTTCAACGATTTCCTCAATTGGCAGACCGATTCTAG
- the LOC131608957 gene encoding proline-rich receptor-like protein kinase PERK8, with amino-acid sequence MASVTLSPNASPVVALPPSSSVVVLSPPPPSPQSNQTSNSPPPLSPSEPTALPPSDPSVPPPSPSETVPDTPPPSPPVSPPPPPSPTPPLSPPPSTTPPPSSPPPSPPAPVVTSPPPAPVVTSPPPAPVVTSPPPAPATAAPPPDETSPPPPNLSPPPPAAGSPPPKSSKPSPPPPSPANVSKPPSANPPPAPHAKPPKSTPSPDAPPPSVSQPPPSHDASPPSVSQPPPSHDASPPSVSPSPPSPSTVPPPSTPSTLTSGPAATPTNETVHGDSPIVPLPSRPSVDGSGNIATNNTPSHSGGLNTGAAVTIGVVVSLIVLGLFGIAVCFVQKKKKGKESRSDYAAPSPFTSSHNSGTLFLKPYTPANLNGSGNGSEYVYSPPEPSGVNNSRSWLTYEELMQATNGFSEQNLLGEGGFGCVYKGLLDGREVAVKQLKIGGGQGEREFRAEVETISRVHHRHLVSLVGYCISEHQRLLVYDFVPNDTLHYHLHDEKAPVLNWPIRVKVAAGAARGIAYLHEDCHPRIIHRDIKSSNILLDHNFEALVSDFGLAKLALDSNTHVTTRVMGTFGYMAPEYATSGKLTDKSDVYSFGVVLLELITGRKPVDASQPLGDESLVEWARPLLIEALDTEDFETLVDPRLEKNYNRNEMFRMIEAAAACVRHSSIKRPRMSQVMRAFDSMAEFSDLNNGMKPGQSSVFDSAQQSAQIKMFRRMAFGSQDSSTFFNESQSSYGSRNQDSTTMLPQNKSRPWNVRDDPL; translated from the exons ATGGCTTCAGTTACTCTTTCTCCAAATGCTTCCCCTGTTGTTGCTTTGCCTCCATCATCTAGTGTTGTTGTTTTGTCACCACCGCCACCATCGCCTCAGTCGAATCAAACATCGAATTCTCCTCCTCCTTTATCTCCTTCGGAGCCTACGGCTCTTCCTCCTTCTGATCCTTCAGTTCCTCCTCCTTCGCCTTCAGAGACAGTGCCTGATACTCCTCCTCCTTCGCCACCTGtatctcctcctcctcctccgtcTCCAACTCCACCCCTTTCTCCTCCACCATCAACTACACCGCCGCCAAGTTCTCCACCACCATCGCCACCAGCACCTGTTGTAACGTCACCACCTCCTGCACCAGTTGTAACATCACCACCTCCTGCACCAGTTGTAACATCACCACCTCCTGCACCAGCTACCGCTGCCCCTCCTCCCGATGAAACTTCACCTCCGCCTCCAAATTTGTCTCCACCACCTCCAGCGGCTGGTTCCCCTCCCCCTAAATCATCAAAGCCATCTCCACCACCTCCTTCTCCAGCTAATGTATCAAAGCCACCATCTGCCAATCCTCCTCCTGCACCACACGCAAAGCCACCAAAAAGTACGCCTTCACCTGATGCGCCTCCTCCATCAGTTTCTCAACCACCTCCTTCACATGATGCATCCCCTCCATCAGTTTCTCAACCACCTCCTTCACATGATGCATCCCCTCCATCTGTTTCTCCATCCCCTCCTTCCCCTTCAACTGTTCCACCTCCATCCACACCATCAACTCTAACTTCAGGACCTGCAGCAACTCCTACTAACGAAACAGTACATGGTGACAGTCCAATTGTGCCATTGCCATCTAGACCAAGTGTTGACGGTTCTGGTAATATAGCCACAAACAACACTCCTTCACATTCAGGAGGGTTAAATACCGGAGCTGCTGTTACTATTGGCGTTGTAGTTAGTTTAATTGTCCTCGGCCTTTTTGGTATCGCTGTGTGCTTTgtacagaaaaagaaaaagggaaaagaatcCAGATCTGATTATGCTGCGCCTTCTCCATTTACCTCGTCTCACAATTCAG GTACCTTGTTCTTGAAGCCATACACTCCAGCCAATTTGAATGGGAGTGGCAATGGTAGTGAATATGTGTATTCACCACCGGAGCCAAGTGGAGTAAATAATTCAAGATCATGGTTAACATATGAAGAACTAATGCAAGCTACAAATGGGTTTTCAGAGCAGAATTTGTTGGGAGAAGGTGGATTTGGTTGTGTCTACAAAGGTTTGCTAGATGGAAGAGAAGTAGCTGTAAAACAGCTTAAAATTGGTGGTGGGCAAGGGGAACGTGAGTTCAGAGCAGAAGTTGAGACTATTAGTCGAGTACATCATCGTCATCTGGTTTCTTTGGTTGGTTACTGTATATCTGAGCATCAAAGATTGCTCGTCTACGACTTTGTTCCCAACGATACTCTTCATTATCATCTACATG ATGAAAAAGCACCCGTTTTGAATTGGCCAATCAGAGTTAAGGTTGCTGCTGGTGCAGCCCGTGGAATAGCTTACCTACATGAAGACT GCCATCCACGCATTATTCATCGAGATATTAAGTCATCAAACATCCTTCTCGATCACAACTTTGAAGCTCTG GTTTCAGATTTTGGGCTTGCGAAATTAGCATTGGATTCAAACACACATGTAACTACACGTGTAATGGGAACATTTGG GTATATGGCACCAGAATATGCGACGAGTGGAAAATTGACTGATAAGTCTGATGTATATTCCTTTGGCGTTGTGCTTTTGGAGCTAATTACAGGTCGGAAGCCTGTCGATGCTTCTCAGCCACTTGGTGATGAGAGCCTGGTTGAATGG GCTCGGCCTCTATTGATTGAAGCACTCGATACAGAGGACTTTGAAACTTTGGTGGATCCAAGACTGGAAAAGAACTACAACAGAAACGAAATGTTTAGAATGATTGAGGCTGCCGCAGCCTGCGTGCGTCACTCCTCAATTAAGAGGCCACGGATGAGTCAG GTTATGAGAGCTTTTGATTCCATGGCCGAGTTTTCTGATCTGAATAACGGAATGAAACCGGGGCAGAGTTCAGTGTTTGATTCTGCTCAACAATCTGCACAGATCAAAATGTTTAGGAGGATGGCTTTTGGAAGCCAAGATAGTTCCACTTTCTTCAATGAATCTCAAAGTAGCTATGGAAGTAGGAATCAGGACTCTACAACTATGCTCCCGCAAAATAAATCTCGGCCTTGGAACGTTCGAGACGACCCTTTATAG
- the LOC131608958 gene encoding uncharacterized protein LOC131608958 isoform X1 — protein MSTAFSFSSSTQALILNSTSTSPSTSVSLRRIITIYAPNSVNKVVGIGTRTGRRKWNMAVSKSVTTTTRFDDSVVDSASTVVRNFYEGINRHDVDSVQYLISENCVYEDLVFPSPFVGRKEIIEFFKKFTDSTSLDLQFVIDDLSMEDSSSVGVTWHLEWKGKTFPFSKGCSFYRLEVINGKRQITYGRDSVEPAIKPGEATLTVIKSVTWLLQRFPQLADRF, from the exons ATGTCTACTGCGTTTAGTTTCAGTAGCAGCACTCAAGCGCTAATTCTGAATTCAACTTCAACTTCACCTTCAACTTCTGTGTCACTAAGAAGAATCATCACAATCTATGCTCCAAATTCAGTTAACAAGGTTGTTGGAATTGGAACAAGAACAGGAAGAAGAAAATGGAATATGGCAGTTAGTAAATCAGTTACAACTACCACACGTTTCGATGATAGTGTCGTTGATTCAGCTTCAACAGTGGTGAGAAATTTCTATGAGGGAATCAATAGACATGATGTAGATTCTGTACAGTATCTTATATCTGAAAACTGTGTGTACGAGGATCTTGTCTTTCCTAGTCCCTTTGTCGGTCGTAAG GAAATTATAGAGTTTTTCAAGAAGTTTACTGATTCTACCAGCTTAGATCTGCAGTTTGTTATTGATGATTTGTCTATGGAGGATTCTTCATCAGTTGGAGTGACTTGGCATTTAG AATGGAAAGGAAAGACTTTTCCGTTTAGCAAAGGATGCAGTTTTTATCGTTTGGAGGTGATTAATGGCAAGAGACAAATAAC ATATGGGCGAGACAGTGTCGAGCCAGCAATCAAGCCGGGAGAAGCAACTTTG ACGGTGATAAAGAGTGTGACATGGCTTCTTCAACGATTTCCTCAATTGGCAGACCGATTCTAG